Proteins from a single region of Labeo rohita strain BAU-BD-2019 unplaced genomic scaffold, IGBB_LRoh.1.0 scaffold_531, whole genome shotgun sequence:
- the LOC127161033 gene encoding putative nuclease HARBI1, whose amino-acid sequence MADLALLEDMHAALRRERVFLDRRDLLMESDEWLLSRFRLPRHLLVQLCEDLEPQLRRETRRSHAIPVPVMVLSTLGFLATGTFQREISDRSGISQPTFSRTLPAVLAAIKSLSRRYIQFPFDDGQQSIIKREFYRIAEYPNVVGAIDCTHVRIKAPSTNDYAFINRKNYHSINVQIICDAKLTILNMVARWPGGTHDSFILQNSSVGIKLRDGALQGRSHLLGDKGYPLTEYLVTPLANPATEQERRFNTAHIRTRSTVERCIGLLKGRWLCLGSAGGALLYSPQKSCDIILASGVLHNIAQGNGVPDDVQMLLEERMPREPWLAQPHMRAVQRRQELVDRF is encoded by the exons ATGGCAGATCTGGCTCTATTAGAGGACATGCACGCGGCCCTAAGACGCGAACGGGTTTTTCTGGACCGCAGGGATCTTTTAATGGAAAGTGATGAGTGGCTTTTAAGTCGCTTTCGTCTCCCAAGGCATCTCCTTGTTCAACTGTGTGAAGATCTGGAACCTCAGTTAAGAAGAGAAACCCGGCGTTCACATGCCATTCCTGTGCCTGTAATGGTGCTTTCAACGTTAGGGTTTTTGGCTACCGGGACCTTTCAGCGGGAGATAAGTGACAGATCTGGAATTTCACAGCCAACATTTAGCAGAACCCTGCCAGCAGTGTTGGCAGCTATTAAATCACTTTCTCGTCGATATATTCAATTTCCCTTTGATGATGGTCAGCAGTCTATTATTAAAAGAGAATTTTACAGAATTGCGGAGTATCCTAATGTGGTTGGTGCAATTGACTGTACGCACGTGCGGATAAAAGCACCGTCCACGAATGACTATGCATTTATAAACCGCAAAAACTACCATTCCAtcaatgtacaaataatttgtgatgCCAAACTGACCATCCTTAACATGGTGGCCCGGTGGCCAGGCGGCACACACGATTCCTTTATTTTACAGAACAGCAGTGTTGGCATCAAGTTACGGGACGGCGCACTGCAGGGACGTAGTCATTTACTTG GAGATAAAGGTTATCCCCTCACGGAATACCTGGTTACCCCACTGGCAAACCCTGCAACAGAACAGGAACGCAGGTTCAACACTGCGCACATACGCACACGATCCACAGTAGAGCGCTGCATTGGACTGCTTAAAGGCAGATGGCTCTGTCTTGGTTCCGCGGGGGGAGCGCTACTGTACTCACCACAGAAAAGCTGCGACATAATCCTTGCCAGTGGGGTTCTACACAACATCGCTCAGGGTAACGGGGTACCAGATGATGTTCAGATGCTGCTGGAGGAGCGAATGCCTAGAGAGCCATGGCTAGCACAACCGCATATGAGGGCAGTACAGAGACGCCAGGAACTCGTTGATCGTTTCTAA